The window AGGTCGAGGAGGGCGCCGACCGAGGTGAAAGCGGGGGCCTGGGTGTTGCCGAACTCGACGATGTCGGGGCTGTCCGAGCTCGAGAGGCTGGTGGTCAGCTTGTCGACGAGGCCCTCCCAGCTCTGCTCCTCGATCACGAGGGTCGAGCCGGGGTTGTCCGCCTCAAACGTCTCGACGAGGTAATCGCGGGCCTCCTGCGGCGTGTCGGCGCCGACCAGCCACACGCGGATCTCGGCGCCCTCGTCCGAGCCTGCCGAGCCCGTACCGCCGGCGCAGCCGGCGAGCACCACGGCGCCGACCCCGAGCAGGGCGGCGCTCACGAGCGTCTTCTTCATGGGATTCCTTCTTCTGGGTGGGGTCGGGAAGACCGACCGGGTGTGCGGGGAGGGGAAGGGAGTGAGCATCAGGAGACCCCGAGCTGGCCGGAGAGCACCATGACCGCGGCACCGCGCAGCACGATGTCCTGCCCGTGCGCGGTCATCCGGATGCGCACCCCCTCGTGGAAGGGAGCGAGGGTGCGCGCGCGAAGCGTGTCGAGGGTGGCCGAGGCCAGGGTCCCGTCGAGAAGTTCCGGGGGGCCCGAGAGGACGACCTCGGACAGATCGAGGGTGGCCACGACCGGGGCGAGCGCGATGCCGAGCCGCTCCCCCGCGTCGCGGAGCACGCCCGCGCGGGCATCGTCATCGGAGGCCGCCGCGAGACGCGCCGAGAGCGCGGGAACCGACAGCCAGGCTTCGAGGCAGCCGATCTTCCCGCACGCGCACGGCGGGCCCCCGTCGGTGCCGACGGTGACGTGGCCGATCTCGCCTGCCGCGAAGCGGGATCCCCGTAGGGGCGTGCCACCGGTGAGGAGACCGGCACCGACACCGCGACCGACCTTGACGAGCATCACATCGTCCGCGGCGCCGCCGAGGGTGTACTCGGCGAGGACTGCGGCGTTGGCGTCGTTGGCGACCAGCACCGGCAGTCCGAGCGCGTCGGTGAGAGCGCGCTCGAGGTCGAACCCCACCCAGCCGAAGTTCGGCGCGGCGAGGATCACCCCGTGCTCGTCCACGACTCCCGGGGTTCCGACGCCGACACCCAGGACCGGTGCGTGGGCGTCGGCGACGAGCGCCCGCGCCAGGGCGACCGCGGTGTCGACGACCTCGGATACCGCGGGGGGAACGGGCACTTCGTGCCGCGCGACGATCTCGCCGTCGAGGGTGAGCACGGCACCGAGGAAGGTCTCGCTGCCGGAGAGGTCGAGCCCGACGATGCGATGGCCCGCGCGGTCGAGATCGACGAGGATCGCGGGCTTTCCGGGCCCCGCAGCCTCTCGGGTGCCGAATTCGGCCAAGAGCCCGTCCGCGATGAGCTCGGACACCAGGTCGGAGATGGTCACACGCGTCAGCCGGGTCTCTCGGGCGAGATCGGCCCGACTCATCGCGCCCCCGTGGAAGAGCGTCTGCAGCACGAGCGACCGGTTGTGTTGACGCGCCTGCTCGGGCAGCACCTTCGCAGTCTGGCGGCGCCCGCGCAGCGGCAGGCTCTGCGTCGGAGAGGACGCGTCGCCGAGGGGAGGACGGGAGATGTCGACCGGGGGCATGTTTGTTAGTACACCTTACGAACTAAGTCGACCGCAACCCTCGCGCCGCATTTGCTCGGAGTCTTTACGAATTCGTGATGAACCGACTGACCTAGGGTGGAGGGCGACGAAGGAGGTCGCGATGCGATCGAAAGCCGCCATCGGCACCCTGAGCCTGCTCGCCGTGCTGGGCCTTGCCGGGTGCACCGGACTGCCCACCGCCGCTCCCGCGGAGGACACCGCCGCCTCCCAGGGCAGCTCCGACGAAGGCTCGTCGGACGCCTCGGGCGACGGCGGGCAGACCACCGAGGACGCGTGCCTGCTGATCTCGGACAGCATCACCGAGGCGACCACCGAGTTCCAGGAGGCGTCCGCCGACGATCCGGGCGCCGTCGCCGAGGCGGCGCGTGCCGCCGCAGACAGCCTCGCGTCCGCGGCCTCGCAGGTGACTAACGACGAGATCGCGGCCCTGCTGCCGGAGCTGCAGGACATGTTCACCCAGACGGCCGAGGTGATGGACGCCGTGGCCGGCGGGGACGTCTCGCAGATCGGCGATGCCGCCGAGATCGGCGAATCGTTCCAGGTGACGGTGACGAAGTTCCAGGAGCTCTGCGCGCCCTGAGCTCCTCGGCTCCCGGGTCGTGATAAGACCGTTGCCCTGGCCGGCCGCGGCGTCCCTTAGCATGTAACGACGACACTGACGCAGTCGGGGGGACCGCGTGACTGACCTTGTGACCCGGCCGAACGCCGACGGGCCCGCGGACTCGCAGCCGACGGCCGACGATTCGGCGCAGCTCCCGGCAGCCGCTGCCACGGCCACGCCGGCCTCGGACGTTCCCGCCGGCGACGCGCCGGTCTACGCCTGGGCTCCGGTCGAACCGGCTCCCAAGAAGCGTCGCTGGGGCCTGTGGATCGGCGTGACGGCGGCCGCTGCGGCGATCGGCATGGTCGCGGCATCCGTCTTCCTCATCGCCCCGGGCACGGCTGTCGCCGGTGTCCCCGTCGGGTTCCTGACCCCCGGCGCCGCCGCCGCCGCCATCGAGACCCGTCTCGCCGAGACGACGGTCGTCCTCACCGGCCCCGGCGGCGACGCCGAGCTGACCGGCGCGGACCTGGGTGCCACCGTCGATGCGCAGGCCCTCGCCGAGACCGCTTTCGCCGAGCACCCGATGTGGAATCCCACCGGATGGTTCCCCTCCCCGATGGACGCCGAGGTGCAGATCGACCCGGTCCTGGCCGCCGACGCGCTGCTGGCTGCGGCCCCCGACCTCTCGGTCGCACCCGCCGACGCGACCGTCGCCTTCGACGCCGCCTCTGCGAGCTACCAGGTCACGCCCGCGGTCCCTGGCGAAGGCATCGACGCCGAGGCGGTGCGCCAGAGCCTGCAGGACGCCTTCCTCGCGGGACAGCAGCGCATCGAGGTCGAGCCGACGCTCGCCGCCGTCGACGCCGAGACCACAACGACGATCGCCGAGGCGACCGCCTCGCGCCTGAACGCGATGCTCGACACCGCCGGGTTCTACATCGGCGAGGAGCGGACCGTGCCGCTCGACCGCGCGGTCGTGGCCTCCTGGATCACGCTCGGTGACGGCGACCGCGGCACGATCTCGGTCGAGGTCGACCAGGCGGGCATCCAGTCGGTCATCGACACGCTCCCGGGCCTGGTGAACCGCGAGGCGGTCAACGCCACCGTCATCACGAACAAGGCGGGCACCGTCCTGCGCGAAGACGTCACCGGCGTGAACGGTCGCGCCCTCGAGGGCACCGACGGCCTCGCCGCGGACGCGGCCACGCAGCTCGCGGCCGGCGACGGCGTCATCGAGCTCGCGGTGGCAGAGACCCCCTTCACCACGGTCGCGCTCGCCCGGTCGGTCGAGGTCGATCTCAGCGCGCAGCAGGCCTACCTGTTCGAGAACGGCACGATGGTGGAGTCGTTCACGATCTCGTCGGGAACGGCCGCCACCCCCACCCCGACGGGCAACTTCACCGTCTTCGCATACACGCGGGTGCAGGACATGGGCGCGCTCTGCTACAACCCGAACGCGGTCAACAGCTACTGCACCGAGGACGTGCCCTACATCACCTGGTTCGCGCCCGACATCGCCTTCCACGGGGCGTCGAACTTCCGCTCCTCGCTCGGGTACCCGCAGAGCCACGGCTGCGTGAACATGTGGGATGACGCGGCACGCTTCATCTACGAGTGGACCGCCACGGGCACCGAGGTCAGCGTCTACTCCTGAGGCGCGACGCGCGGCACCGGGAGGGCGCTACGCTGACCCGGTGCCCCGCTTCGACCTGAGCCCCGCCGACCTGTCGACCTACCACCCGGACGTTGCCGAACCGGCCGACTTCGACGACTTCTGGACGGGGACGATCGGCGCCGCCCGTGCCGCGGGCGGCGAGGTGGTCGTCATCCCCGTCGCCACGCCGCTCACCCTCGTGGACACGTACGACGTGACCTTCCCCGGTTTCGCCGGCGACCCCGTGAAGGCGTGGTTGTGGGTTCCGCGGGGCGCGGACGGTCCGCTTCCCGCCGTCGTGGAGTTCAACGGCTACGGGGGCGGCCGAGGCCTCCCCCACGAGCGACTGTCCTGGGCGAACGCGGGGTACGCCCACCTGTTCATGGACACGCGCGGGCAGGGAAGCGGCTGGGGCTCGGGCGGAGAGACATCCGACCCGCACGGGTCGGGTCCCGCGGCATCCGGCTTCATGACCCGCGGTATCGACGACCCCGCCACCTACTACTATCGGCGGCTGTTCACCGACGGCGTCCGCGCCGTCGACGCGGTGCGCGGGCTCCCCCAGGTCGACCCGGACCGCGTCGCCGTCACCGGCGGCAGCCAGGGCGGCGGGATCGCGATCGCGGTCGCCGGGCTCGTCGAGGGCCTTCGGGCCGTGATGCCCGACGTCCCCTTCCTCTGCCACTTCGAGCGCGCCGTGGGCCTCACCGATGCCGATCCCTACCACGAGATCGTGCGCTACCTGCGGGTGCATCGCGGCGCCGAGGAGCGCGTCTTCCGCACCCTGTCGTACGTCGACGGTGTGAACTTCGCCGCGCGCATCTCGGCCCCCGCGCTGTTCTCGGCAGCCCTCCACGACATGATCTGCCCGCCGTCGACGGTGTTCGCCGCCTACAACCGCGTCCCGGTGGCCGACAAGGCCATCGAGGTGTACCCGTTCAACGAGCACGAGGGCGGGCAGTCCTACCAGTGGCTCGTGCAGGCGGCGTTCCTGCGCGAGCGACTGTAGGCTGCCCGCCCTCGTCGCACGGGGCGGATCGGGCCTCAGGCGATGCCGTCGATGATGGCGTTGAGCGTCGCCGACGGGCGCATCACCTGCGCGACCCGCTCGGGGTCGGGACGGTAGTAGCCGCCGATCTCGGCGGGCGACCCTTGGACGGCGATGAGCTCTTCGAGGATCTGCTGCTCGTTCTCGGCGAGCGCCTCGGCGATCGGGGCGAACGCGGCGGCGAGCTCGGGGTCGGCACTCTGGCCGGCGAGCTCCTGCGCCCAGTACAGGGCCAGGTAGTAGTGGCTCCCCCGGTTGTCGATGGTGCCGAGGGCGCGGCCCGGCGACTTGTCGTTCTCGAGGAACGTGCCCGTCGCGGCATCCAACGTATCCGCCAGGACCTGCGCCTTGACGTTGCCGGTGATGTCGGCGAGGTGCTCGAGCGATGCCGCAAGGGCGAAGAACTCGCCCAGCGAGTCCCAGCGGAGGTAGTTCTCGGCGACGAGCTGCTGCACGTGCTTGGGTGCCGAGCCGCCGGCGCCGGTCTCGAACAGGCCGCCGCCCGCGAGAAGCGGCACGATCGAGAGCATCTTGGCGCTCGTGCCGACCTCGAGGATGGGGAAGAGGTCGGTGAGGTAGTCGCGCAGCACGTTGCCGGTGACCGAGATGGTGTCCTCACCGCGACGCAGGCGGTCGAGCGAGTACTGCGTCGCCTCGGCGGGGGCGAGGATCTCGATCGTGAGGCCCTCGGTGTCGTGGTCGGCGAGGTAGGTGTTCACCTTCTCGACGAGGGTGGCGTCGTGGGCACGGGTCCGGTCCAGCCAGAAGACCGCCGGGGCACCGGTGACGCGGGCGCGGGTGACGGCGAGCTTTACCCAGTCGCGGATGGCGACATCCTTGGTCTGCATCGCCCGCCAGATGTCGCCGGGCTGCACCTCGTGCTCGATGAGCACGTCGCCGGA of the Microbacterium invictum genome contains:
- a CDS encoding ROK family transcriptional regulator, producing the protein MPPVDISRPPLGDASSPTQSLPLRGRRQTAKVLPEQARQHNRSLVLQTLFHGGAMSRADLARETRLTRVTISDLVSELIADGLLAEFGTREAAGPGKPAILVDLDRAGHRIVGLDLSGSETFLGAVLTLDGEIVARHEVPVPPAVSEVVDTAVALARALVADAHAPVLGVGVGTPGVVDEHGVILAAPNFGWVGFDLERALTDALGLPVLVANDANAAVLAEYTLGGAADDVMLVKVGRGVGAGLLTGGTPLRGSRFAAGEIGHVTVGTDGGPPCACGKIGCLEAWLSVPALSARLAAASDDDARAGVLRDAGERLGIALAPVVATLDLSEVVLSGPPELLDGTLASATLDTLRARTLAPFHEGVRIRMTAHGQDIVLRGAAVMVLSGQLGVS
- a CDS encoding L,D-transpeptidase, whose amino-acid sequence is MTDLVTRPNADGPADSQPTADDSAQLPAAAATATPASDVPAGDAPVYAWAPVEPAPKKRRWGLWIGVTAAAAAIGMVAASVFLIAPGTAVAGVPVGFLTPGAAAAAIETRLAETTVVLTGPGGDAELTGADLGATVDAQALAETAFAEHPMWNPTGWFPSPMDAEVQIDPVLAADALLAAAPDLSVAPADATVAFDAASASYQVTPAVPGEGIDAEAVRQSLQDAFLAGQQRIEVEPTLAAVDAETTTTIAEATASRLNAMLDTAGFYIGEERTVPLDRAVVASWITLGDGDRGTISVEVDQAGIQSVIDTLPGLVNREAVNATVITNKAGTVLREDVTGVNGRALEGTDGLAADAATQLAAGDGVIELAVAETPFTTVALARSVEVDLSAQQAYLFENGTMVESFTISSGTAATPTPTGNFTVFAYTRVQDMGALCYNPNAVNSYCTEDVPYITWFAPDIAFHGASNFRSSLGYPQSHGCVNMWDDAARFIYEWTATGTEVSVYS
- a CDS encoding acetylxylan esterase, with protein sequence MPRFDLSPADLSTYHPDVAEPADFDDFWTGTIGAARAAGGEVVVIPVATPLTLVDTYDVTFPGFAGDPVKAWLWVPRGADGPLPAVVEFNGYGGGRGLPHERLSWANAGYAHLFMDTRGQGSGWGSGGETSDPHGSGPAASGFMTRGIDDPATYYYRRLFTDGVRAVDAVRGLPQVDPDRVAVTGGSQGGGIAIAVAGLVEGLRAVMPDVPFLCHFERAVGLTDADPYHEIVRYLRVHRGAEERVFRTLSYVDGVNFAARISAPALFSAALHDMICPPSTVFAAYNRVPVADKAIEVYPFNEHEGGQSYQWLVQAAFLRERL